tgCTCATCCTTCTTCCTTCGGCGAAGATTATGTAATccaggaaagatactttgtcttgaatcaactggcatttcGGGAGATCCATTTTCGAACCCTTCATCACGACTCTCCTTAGTGCTTCGTTCAGGAAATCCTAAGCctccctcactgttgtggctcccaacgtagaaccagtgtacaccagtCTAACACAGTGAATCAAACCGATCCGTCACGCATAACATCGTCAATCACGTCTTCCATAACAGGCATGGCataagaagggttgatggttttctAGTTGAGCTTGTGATCgtcgtgtaccattcttcgtggagttgtcgggtggtgcggttggtcgacgactatcATTGCAGCACCATATTCGCTTTCCCTCGGCTTTATGATGCCTTTGGACaggtagtcattcacctgttcATGGATGAACTTGCGATCAGACGGTGAGCACCTATACGGCCTCGATGACACGGGTATATCGTCTCTGAGTTCGATGCTATGTTCAGTGTGAGGGCACACGCCCAAAGTGTTGCCTTTAGAGCTAAACACTTGGTGATGCGTTAACAGAATTGCGCGAAGTTGTTCGCTCTCTGCCTCGGTAGCGTCCTTCGTTACCCTCCGTGTGGAGTTTTCTATTAGAATCATGACGTCCTCGTCAGGTGCggacatttcgtgttgaggcGCACGAACCTTTCGTCTTTGGAAACGTTCTGACCCGATTGCCGGCAGAATGTCGCGATAAGCGCTTCCCCGTTTCGGTGTGGCGTGCCTTGTTTCGGGAGTGGCACTTCGGGCGATGAAGGTTTTCCGGTGGGCTCGACTGGGGCGATCGTCACATTGTTGGACGTTAAAACGTTACGTCGACCTTTGCGACTCGTCGCCAGTCCGATCCCGGAATCAGGTTGATGCCGCTGGGAGGTTCCgttaccacgacgtcttcgagtcgcacattcgtggtgcccagtgTCACATCGATCGCCGCAGTGAGAGTTAGACGTATGCTGCGATTGAGAACTTCAATGTCCTCGTgcgatacccatgcgtgcgtgggaatCTCGTCAGTCAAGGCATTGACACCcatgatggataagttggcgccactcaatggacacacggacgggtcggttgttagcagtaccgAACTCTATTGATAATGTGCCacccgtcgaatgcaaaaaaaaacagttcgcttgcctaggtgacgtagtcccAAATCCGTGGCTGCTGTTGGCCCTCTTCGCTCATTTATCGTCCGCTCTGATCGTTGTTGGAGTTTTTGGCTTGCTACAATCACGCgacaggtgaccgatgtcgccgcagttgaaTCACTAACCAGCGGAGATGGGCCGCGTGCGCGGATATTCCAAGAAACTGCTGCGCGAGTTGGCCGTCGGCATGTTGGCAGACCTGTTGGCTGGCACCCGTTGGTTCGAAACCTGACCATGGCTTGTTGTTGACGATGTCGGCTTCTTAtcgttctcggcacacacggtcACACGACACCTCGCGTCGTGCAAAGACGCTCTGTTAATGAGTTCGGTCTCTGTGTCACGAAGTTGTGCTGCCAGTGGGTTGGCCCATGTGCcgtcctcgatgccgctgagaatgagggaaatTCGTTCTTCCTCTGCTAGATGGTACAGCGCTTTGTTCATAGTGGCGTTCTTCGAGCACGTGCTCGACGATGGTTTCGTGGCCCTGAAGGCGTTgcttcgtctgcagttcgaggacctcctgcattgtcagcttcaatttgaatcggagaatgagcgcttccTTACATTGCTCCCAGTTGTCATGCTGCGAGCCGTAGGCACTGTGCCAATCCTTGCAGGTCCCATCAGGCGGCTTGTTGCTTTCACCAACGTGagcgatggcgtccagtgggcgagTGCTGCGATTGTCTCCATTTGTCCAAACCATTCGTGAGCACGTTGTTGCGGCATCCCATCAAACGTCGTTTCCCGCTCACAATTCGTAACAGCAAACAACTTTGACTCACATCCTTTACCAGTCcgttctggtgtacctcaggggttcGTTCTCGGGCCCCTTCTGtttttaatctatataaatgacttaccgACTACATTTCTTCTTAAGTTattctttttgcagatgattgtgttatttatcGCGAAATTAACGACAATAACGATGTCTCTTGCCTTCAATCCGACATTAACAAGGTCATGGACTGGTGCAACACTTGGAACACGAAACTAAACATTAATGAGTGTAAACACATGCACATTTCTCGAAATTCTAGCCCAGCTTCCACTTACCACATTAAcaatgtctttcttgaaactGTACTCCCTTAGGTACCTAGGTGTTCACATTTCTTCTAACCTGTCTTGGAAATCTCATATTCATTATATCATAAATAACGCCGACCACATGCTTGGGTATATTCGCAGGAACTTCTCTCATTCATCCAGTTCAATAAAACTATTACTTTATAAAACACTGGTTCGCTCAAAATTAGAGTATTCTGCATCTGTCTGGAGCCCTGGCATTGAATCGCTCATTTCCGATTTAGAAGCTGTGCAGAACCGTGCCTGCCGTTTTATACTCTCCAACTATcaccgaacaagcagcgtaaccacCATGAAATTAAGTTTGTCACTCCCTCCTCTTTCTCGTCGCAGGTCAGTAGCTTCattatgtctttttcacaaaatttattaCAACAGCTATCTGAAACAGAAGTTATTAACAAGGCCATCATACATATAAGCTCGAATTGATCACCGCAATATAGTTGCAGTTCCATCATGTCACACCAGATGTTTTCATGACTCATAAATACCCAGAACTTGTGTcagttggaatgatcttccccattATATCGCTTATATAACTTATAAAAATATGTTTCGTAAAACTATTAttcttctctaaatgtttgtgTGTGTACAGATATATGTTTTTATATATGtagtatatatgtgtgtatatataaggtTATTGTTAGTATACATTTTTCCTTATAGATTGTTTTCATTTATGCCTACTTTATTTTACTTACTTATCTGCTGTgagttttttctttgctgttttacaTTGGTTATGTTATGTATATCTCCACTCCCTTCTGTAATGCCCttgggccctgagggtacaataaataaattaataaataaacaaGGGGACTGAGAATGAAGTATTACTTGTGGAATCCATCTTGATCGGGCTCGTCATCggtggacctctcgacagcgtgttggcgagcTGGGCCTGCGTGTTCACAAGCGCTGCAAGGATCTGGGCAATGGATGTttctccctcgtgcgttgaaacggtcggcacggcggggcgtgccgcgtcttggttggtgccgtcgttcagtgaTGGTGACCATGTCGAACTCGAGGACATCGTCGTATCAGCAGggacggaatggtgcagcccgTGGATTGGAGTCATCACCCTCTCCGTTGGAATTGAAGCGTTGTGACTTGTCTTGTATAATGTCTCACGTTGTTCACACGTGGTCGCACGATTGAGCTCTGCTCGCAGACTGTTCAGTTCTTCGTGAAGCCTTGCGTTGTCGGCAGACAGCTTTtccaggtgcgcctgcctgtcATAGTCGTAGGAAGCCTGGTCGTTCGTTGAAGAGTTCGTCGGCTCCCGGGCTTGGCGAGTAGTGTTGTCCCAGATAAGTCAtgcgatgagctcgtcctttcgtccAGAACATCGTAGACCTCGTATATTCAGCTcgtcgacgagttgctttttcgtAGCGTTGGCTATCATGCTGCTATCGAGGGTCGTAAGCAGGCTTTCGATGATGGTCGCCACTGAGTCCCGTGACGATGTACGCATGGTGTCGCTCCTATTCATGACGTCGTTTTCCCTtccgcatgcagctcggtcgattCACATCCTGTCATCGGCTGCGCCATGTCAGTGATGGATGAATGATGGAGTTAAGGCAAAGTTCAATTTTTAAGAAGGAAACTCTATCGTACTAAGTTACAAGTGAATGGGCAGTGGCCACATGTAGAGGGAAGCGGGattcggtgcaggagctcgatcggctaCGTCCGACGCTACTCGTGTCTCGGCTCGCTCTCCTCTCTGGCGAGGCATTGCTAGTCGTTCCCGGCTCACgagctcacttttgtttttttgtttttgaatgatCGTCGAAGCAACGCTTCATGGCAACCGCACCGAGCGGAcacgctcagggctcggagtccacgtttaCGTAGTATGACGTTTCTTGTGCGTGCGCCGAGAAGCTGCCGGGGAATCACGCTGTGTGAAGTTCCGTGGCGCTGACTATAGAAAGTCATCTGGATAATTGATAGAGTTTCTACTATTGAATCACATGGTGAAAGCATTATCCGGGAGAGACAAAGTAACAAGAGGATGCAATTTTTACACCTCAAGGTAACTTTTTGCAAATGCCATGTTTATTATATGCAGGGACCATAACAAAGAACATCTTTTTTGTCTTATGAGAGTGCGCACGTTAAGCTTGTTAAAAGCGGGCTTGCGATGTCGTGTGAAATCTGCACTAAAAAGAAACTGCCGGCACACCACTTCAGATAGTCTCAATAATAAGTTGCAACGTTATCATGCTGCGGGCTTTACCTTTTTGCTTGCCAAGGTTGTTTGTGAATCAGCTTTACAGCTTTATGGAAAAGGAACCTGACCTACAAAAGTATTACGATGACTGAAGACCGCTGCTCACACCATACATTCGCAAGTTCTCCCACAATCGTATGAAAATTGGCAACAGATTTAAGTTTAAGTGTTCTTTCCCGCGCCATGCAAGTTAGCGTACATTCGCGCTAAGCTGACCAACTAAAACTAAAAATGCTGTGAAAAAAACATGCGCATCGTTACACTGATATTTGCACCTTTGGCACTCAAGCTACCACTCTATTAAGCCAAAGAATACTTTGTTCAGACAGATCAAGGTTTGTAGATCATAGTATACACGAGCCTTCTTCGACTACAAGACTCCATTCAGGCGGACATATTGCAGATCATTACAACAAATGTTAATGCAGTCCACAATTTGATGACGCGATCTTTTTCAGTCCtgcaaaatgaaaaaataaagtaTAATATAGATAGTTAACATTAGGAAATCTGGTATTAAGAGATTAGGTATGCCAATTGTGTATTTATGCGACGAAGAAATACAGTTTTTTGTTGTTAACCCATGAAGCATCTTGAGTGGACGATAACATGTCCACTTGTATAAACCAAGGGTCATGATTTTAAATGAACGAGATGGAAGTCAGCATCAGTCTATGTGGTTTATGTGCCTTCCATTGTCTtagtttcacagcgaaagctgttatgagatcacaacttgggtcatgcacagttgtccgccgccatcgccggtgtccgtaactacatCATGCGAAAGTAGAAAAagactagcaccaatgacacagtggggctcgagcccgggtcctctgggtaccagcccagtatttcatcattgagttacgccggtgcttgtaccTTGTTGCCAAACTTAAGCATGCTTGACCTAGCATCAATGACACTGtgtggctcgaacccgggtccgctgggtaccagcccagtattttaccactgagttaTGCCGGTGCTTGTACCTTgttgacaaacttgccttaggcaggcttgatgtcgggaaagcaatcgcgttaatacgacttataaagcattttaaaacagtgaaagaacaaccagtcatcgcacagtgcgaatagcgtagggccgtccaatgctccaacccatcacaaaagcttgttcttgttcccctattaactgtgacgcatacccacttcagccatatttcCTCATTCTCGTCAGCCCCTGCATgagcaattggcacaaaattccttgcaagtgttaagcgaatataccacgcttctctgaagaatgacaaaaaatagcatagggaacgctggcctactacccaaataaatttatGAATACTGACTTTGTGGGTATCAAACAAGTGTGCATGCAGTAactacccaatgagtgtttcgaaaaggctctgaagcTTTCACTATGACTgtactgcgccttccgcgcagggcTGGCCTTTTCTTCAGCTGCACACACTTCTGATATATCGAAATATTCATCTTTAAATAAAGATTTTTGGTTCTTAATTTAtacgaaaagaagaagaagcatgttctgctctttgtaaAAGCCATTAAGACGAGGTTTCGGGCACTTGAATATTTCTTCTCCCCTGCAGAAAAGAGTATTTCATTGATATTGCCCCAATAGAAACATTTTTTGTGCCTGCAGATTAAATTTGCTTGCTCTATTCTAATTGCTTCTCCTTAGTGACGCCCGAGGGGCTGACGGCCACCAATATCAGCAGGAGATCATAATCAGATGAATATTAGTGTTTACATAGCCGATATTATGGGTGTGTTTCAATACTCAccatagacggctaaatagacagctaaatgaacGGCTGCCATCTTTAGTCTATGTCTAattttcacgtagccggcaaaatagacagcttcgagatgaccgcatcgtagacaaatacgattcAGGCTATTTtactgtctaaacaagatggtggCCCAGCGAGTCGCTCAGATAAATCAAATCTCACCGGCATGgtcatctgcacacaagcagactcTTTCCCAGCTGcccaatgtgagtaacgtttatttgtttttgatttgaACACCAAATAGGTCAGAAAGTACAACTGTAACGTTTTTTTATTATAGCTTTTTCTTCTCAGCGTGAGGTGttgcatcgtcgcgtaaaagccgccacacaatccacctctacaacccagaaCCGAGCACAACTCTGCTGGGTTGGAGGCAGCTCTGTCCTGCTCGGATCCGAAGAcacaagaggccctcgtgagacgagcgaggacagcggcccgtgccaatgggatcccggactaaggataCCACTCACCGACATTCCTTTCTCTgtcacaaataaatgttttattctctctctccagaACTGTTTCAATTCttggacagcatgggctcggtgctgtcttctaagcagtctgcgtatactgtctacgtgctgtctaagaattagaACACAGCCTATGTTATTGATTATTTAATTTATTTCTCCACAATGTAGAACAAAAAATATTTTGCCCGGCCACGTTAAAATTTACGAATTCCTCAATTACATTTCTATGCTACTAACAACTGATCCTCCTGCTCAGTGCACGGTGCCTTGTTTTGTCATTGTAGGGTTTGCCAACTAGAACCCTGGGAAAGTCTCGCAAGGCTGAAATACACATATATGAAATAAATTCTCGTTTCCGAGGAACTACCGAGTGATCGACATTTCAATGCTTGGCTGTTTTAGAGACTTTCTATAATAATACGCAACTCTTTCAAGTAATAAATAAATGATAGTACATAATTCTGACCTCCAGACAACGCCAATCATACCAAAAATAATCTGTGCTGCAAAGCTACCACAATAACTTTTAGAATCCCCATTTGTTCAGTTTTTTTGATACGTTCTGTTTAGTGATCTTTTGGCCGTTTCGAGGGTGAAAGTCGGAGAAGCGCTGTGGTTGTTAAAATGAACCCATTCAACACGTTTGTAAGCTGTCACTTCAACTGTGTTTTGCAGGATCGCTGACATGATCGCCACAAGAATTCACCTTTTTCCAAAATAGTAATTGTTTAGTATTAGTGCTATCGTTCCAGCCAGGCCGCAGAACGTGCCAGGTTTAATGGTCGGATGGTATCACATAAAATCGCAAGCGCCTGATATAAACGCAAGAAACTGACACTATGTATTATGCGCTATTGATTTTAGGACCTAAATGTGAGTACTTTTGAATTGGAGGCCACCAAGCTTGAAAACACATACTGACACGTTTGCTTCATATCATCGGGTCACTCACAAGCGGTCGTGGCACaatggaaacaagaaaaaaaaacctgagaAAATGCTTATGGGAGGAATGTAGTGAATTCGTTCTGATCAAACTCAGAATCAGCAACAGCAGAAAGAAAAATTCTAAACATCTCACCAATATTTTGAACATAATACTTGTATATTCCTAGATGAACAATACTATACCTAAAAACAAtgccagctttttttctttgtttcgtgGAAGATAGTAGGAGGCGGTGTGTTGACTCTGAACAATCTCGGGACATCTAATTTCACATGAAGCTTCGATGTTGTGGTTTCCCTGGCATAATAATAATGTTAAGAGTAACAACACGACTACTAATATTAAGAGTAGTTGTAGTAGAACTAGTTGCAGTAGTAAAATATAGGTTTTTGTGAGCCAATAGTGCCATATTATTATGAGGCAAGCTGTTGCAAAGAGCTGACAAATGTTtgaacattttatttttgttAGCCAGGAGTGCAATATCTCCGTACAAGAAAGTCTAGCATTTGCTCTTCATCGGAATGCGGCCGCCATGGCGGAGATCTAATGGGCCATTTGCGGATCACCTGTCGAGAACCGTAAACATTGTACCACTGACGTGGATTTTGAAGTAGGCAGTTCAATGATGTTGCTTTTCAAATATTTTATAGCGCCTTCGTTGTTACCCAAACAAAAACTTGATGGCACTACAGTAATGTGTAAGGCACATAACATGCATAAACAGCCCCAAGTTTTATGCCAGCTGTGTGGCGCCATAGTGATATAAAATTATCGATATATTGAGcaatgaacgcgcacacgcaacaACCCATAATCTCAGGAGTTGCCAGTAGTGTCACAGTATTGTACAGCAGTTTGGCAACTTCCCAAAAAATAAGCGTGGCAGAGTTCATGTAAGTCAAGTCTTTTTTTCTAATACTAAAATATTTCTACACAATGCCTACTACAGTTGGTTGCGTGCAAGCCGAGTCCATGCATTCAATAATCTCCGAGAGTTTGTATGAAGACTCGCACATGTTCGCGAAAACTCGCAACTGCTCGAAAGCGTAAGCGTTCTTCGAGAGCTTGAAGCACCGATCATTAAAATGACGCACTGCCTTTTCGTAGCAGTTTAACTTGGTTAGTCGCGTCTTCGAAGTTAGCACTGAGACCACGTCATCTGGGTTATCTCGAGTCAGAGACAGTGCGATATCGGTAACTTTGTTCCTCAGGAATGATCGGTTCTTTAGAGCTTGAAACAGCTTTTTCTTCAAAGACTTCTTTTCATGAGCCTTGACCGCACTTGCGAGTTTCTTCCTTAGAATAGCAATAGGGACGTTCCTACTGGAGACGGCGTCATACGGTACTTTTGGTAGCACAACTGGCTTTGCCTCCTTTTCGCCCTGGAATTCGCTGACTGAAAGCTTTCCGATGCTCAAGTCACCATACTCCATGACGTGACTGGTGTTAGTTTCCTCCTTTACTATGTTGAATTGTTCAATGAGTGTCTCCTTGTGCAGGTCTTCTTTGTCGGAATCTTCCATCCAGTTCACGCTGTACACGTCACCCAGGAATGTCAGCCTCTTTTCGTCCCAATAGCAAGCGTACGAAGACTCGTCAGCGTTAGCTGCAGTTGTGGCGTAGACGTTAACGTTGTCAGGCAGCAAGCCGTCGAACATGGAACCAGATTCACAGGCCTCGATGTAGATGGTCATCTTCGCAAACTTCTTCTGCTCTTCCATACTTTTGATTACCTTTATAAATGGTAGGGCATGCAACTCGTCATTCGGAAACCCAATAACACCAGGTGCGCCATGATCGACGAAATTAACGAAGATGTGGTCATTGGGCCCACTCGCTATAACTTTCCCGCTGCCGCCTTGAACTTTATTCCCTTGGAGAATGTCAAGGAAGTTTTGCGGGGTTACCTGGTCTCCTGTGTAGTCTTTGGGCACGCCCTGGTAAACATCATTACCCTCAGGGTGATTGATGATAATACCTGGCGTGGGATTTTCTCTTGAATTGGCGATGTCGTCGTACATCATGACCACGATGCGTTCGTCGGGAATGCCATGGTTGTGTAGCACATGGTAGGCGTGACAGATGTCGGCTTGGTGCCTGTAGTTGTCATAACCGTTAGAACCAGCGACGAGGAGAGCCCAGAGCCTAAGCTTATTTTTGTCCTCATCTTTCTCAGACTTCTCGCGGGAAGCAGCGACCATGGACCCCAAAGCGACTAACACTACAAAGTTGTAGCACGACAGGGCCATTACTACTGTGTGCATATCTTTGAGGCTCGTCAGAGCTTTTTGAGCAGCAGACATGGCTTGTCAGCTATTTTACTTCCTGACCTGATGACCTTATACGCATTCGATAAGCCACGTGAGCCCTACAATCGCAGGTTGGCGTTAAAAACAGCATTGTTCGAGCAAGTCAACAAGATGTCAGTAGACAGTGCGAAAGACTGTAAGAATAATCCAAGATTAGGGACTGTTTACCGTTTGGTGAGACAATGAGTCGTACTCAGCATATAGCTATCTTGAACATTGGTTGTGACGACTGTAGTAAACGTTACATCAATAGAGCTGAATGGCGTTGTTGTCATTTTGTTTTGCTTGTACAGATATGGTTGCTTTTTGCTTATCACTACTTCGCATTCTTAAGATATGTGCAATAGCTCACATTTTGCTTTCACAAATTGATGAACACGCAAGATGCATCGTGGTACAGCCTCGAAATCGGTTTGTGTTAACAGTAAAGGTTAACAAATTTAAATTCAATGCGGAATACAAAATTGCTCAAAGATAAGTGATGTTTACATTACTGGCAGGGTGCTCTAATGAGAGGACTTAAATAATTCAGCTCTGATATTATTATAAGATATTAAGAGCAACTACTCTTTAGTGtcagaaacaaagaaaatgacCATACTTTTAGATCTGGCGCTTCCACGCCACCAATTTCTTGCGTGGTGGGTGTCCTTCGTAGTGACTATAATTTCGAAGTCGAGAACTGGACGAAATCTTGTCTTGTCGGGAAGTAATGGTATAGTAGAAGGAAAAAGACATGACGCCGACAGAGAGGGCGTGAAAATATAATAAAACACGTTTCGGCTTCCACGCGGAAACCTAAACGTCTTTTATTGTATATTTGACGTCCTCTTGGTCGGCGTCCTGTCGACTGCAATTTCGTTTTGCTCAACACCAGGCCAGAAGTGATCTTTTACCTATTTAAACAGTAGGCACCTGGCGGCAACAATTCTCTGTCTTCCACAGCATCGGTGGATGCTCGACTATTTCATCAAGGCTGGGGTTGGTTAAGGTACGCCCAAGGACCTTCGCAGAACCTTATGGGGATATACCTTTCAAGACGTGTACCCAGAAACAACCGAATGCCAGGTTCGTGTACTCCTCTATTTATTGGGAAAAGCGTGTGGGTTACAGGTCATCATTGGGAATCGAGCCCGACACCTGCCGCATTGAAAGTGGATGCTCTAACAATGTAGCCAACGCGGCGGTGATGATTTGGTGACTCAGTGATACGCATTAAGCAAGCAGCATCATGCATTGAGTTAAGCAGTGAGCCATGTCCTGGGGGCATGTGGTGCTAGTTACGCTCCGAAACACATTTTTTACATGGCGAAGTTAACGCAATCAAGATTTTATGGAATCGGCAACTTTCTCTTGCTTGTGATTCTTTGGGGCTTGAATATGAGCGCTGTTTTCAGGTTGACTAAGAGCTCCATCGCAGCATCCAGTTTCTCATCTCCTGATATGTGCACCTTTTCGTTTTTATAGCAAATTTATAATAAATTTGGTTGGGATTCGCTTTGCAGCACATTGTGTTCCCTCTGGGCCGTTCTCTGTGTGGAGAGATGAACCCAGGCACTCCCAGTTTGAATTGCCGTGGTACATACTGACGTTTTCGAATTATCCAGTACAACAGCAAGAAGAAAACGTTAGTTTGAGAGAAGGTGTTGAAAAGGGGTACTCAGGAGAGTCATTTCCCGTCCCAGGAATTAAACAGGGCTGTGCCGTGACGTTTACATCTGTTAGAATGACCTTTAAGTTCAGATTGACTGGGATATATGTATAAGGGAATTTAACTGTATCAGTGATTGTTTACAGCCGCTAGTATATTATGATGGTCAGTAGACTTTCAAGGGCTGTCCGACAGAAAAGCTGTCACACTTGCGATAGGTTACTTCAGCCTCTTTACCCCAAAACATTATCAGGAGTTGCGGCTTCGTAATTAACAAGTGCGGTAAAATGAAGATCTGTGGCAATAGCTTCCGGATCCAACCTATATTGATAAGAAGCCTGAGTGCATGTTTTTGTGCTTACGGTAGCTTTTATGTGCAAATATTCTCTGAAGGCGCTATGTGCTGAACCACGCAGACAATGAAAAATTACGCTACTTACCGAAGCACTGAAATTGCATACATGTTTTTAGTACAATTCATTAATTATGAACGTCACTCTGGCGGCGGAAA
Above is a window of Rhipicephalus microplus isolate Deutch F79 chromosome 1, USDA_Rmic, whole genome shotgun sequence DNA encoding:
- the LOC119178389 gene encoding legumain; this translates as MHTVVMALSCYNFVVLVALGSMVAASREKSEKDEDKNKLRLWALLVAGSNGYDNYRHQADICHAYHVLHNHGIPDERIVVMMYDDIANSRENPTPGIIINHPEGNDVYQGVPKDYTGDQVTPQNFLDILQGNKVQGGSGKVIASGPNDHIFVNFVDHGAPGVIGFPNDELHALPFIKVIKSMEEQKKFAKMTIYIEACESGSMFDGLLPDNVNVYATTAANADESSYACYWDEKRLTFLGDVYSVNWMEDSDKEDLHKETLIEQFNIVKEETNTSHVMEYGDLSIGKLSVSEFQGEKEAKPVVLPKVPYDAVSSRNVPIAILRKKLASAVKAHEKKSLKKKLFQALKNRSFLRNKVTDIALSLTRDNPDDVVSVLTSKTRLTKLNCYEKAVRHFNDRCFKLSKNAYAFEQLRVFANMCESSYKLSEIIECMDSACTQPTVVGIV